From the genome of Gracilinanus agilis isolate LMUSP501 chromosome 2, AgileGrace, whole genome shotgun sequence, one region includes:
- the COQ6 gene encoding ubiquinone biosynthesis monooxygenase COQ6, mitochondrial: MATCVRLTRVLAVTGTTLGGPRLPGLRRLSCSVGPGQAVYDVVVAGGGMVGTAMACALGHSVHFHDKKILLLEAGSNKILEKLPETYSNRVSSISPGSATLLSSFGAWDHICNMRYKPFRRMQVWDACSEALITFDKDDLDDMGYIVENDVIMSALTKQLDAVPDQVEVLYRSKVISYTWPGPFFNTDTNPWVQITLADGHQLQTKLLIGADGQNSGVRHAAGIQNVCWPYDQSAVVATLHLSEPTDNNVAWQRFLPSGPIALLPLSDTLSSLVWSTSHEHAAELVSMEEENFLDAINAAFWSDASHTDFIDSAGSVLQYAFTLLQPTKSSARQLPPSVAKVDPQSRALFPLGMGHAVEYVRPRVALIGDAAHRVHPLAGQGVNMGFGDISSLVRHLSTAAFNGKDLGSMSHLTEYETERQRHNVSLIAATDLLKRLYSTTIAPLVLLRTWGLQATNAVSPLKEQIMAFASK, encoded by the exons ATGGCTACTTGTGTCCGGCTCACTCGTGTTCTAGCTGTCACTGGAACGACTCTGGGAGGCCCGCGGCTGCCGGGCCTGAGACGGTTAAGCTGCTCGGTAGGACCGGGACAGGCCGTCTATGATGTGGTGGTGGCTGGCGGGGGCATGGTCGGGACTGCCATGGCCTGTGCCTTGG GACACAGTGTTCACTTTCATGACAAGAAAATCCTATTACTAGAAGCAGGTTCAAACAAAATTTTGGAGAAGTTGCCAGAAACTTACAGCAACAGAGTCAGCTCCATTTCCCCTGGCTCAGCGACTCTCCTTAGCA gTTTTGGTGCCTGGGATCACATCTGCAACATGAGATACAAACCTTTTCGGCGGATGCAG GTTTGGGATGCCTGCTCAGAAGCTCTAATAACATTTGATAAAGATGATTTAGATGATATGGGATATATTGTGGAGAATGATGTCATTATGTCTGCTCTCACCAAACAATTAGATGCTGTCCCTG atcAGGTGGAGGTTCTCTACAGAAGCAAAGTCATTAGCTATACCTGGCCTGGTCCATTCTTCAACACAGATACCAATCCATGGGTTCAAATTACTTTAGCTGATGGCCATCAGCTCCAGACCAAATTGTTG ATTGGTGCAGATGGTCAAAACTCAGGGGTGCGGCATGCTGCTGGAATCCAGAATGTGTGCTGGCCCTATGATCAGTCAGCTGTTGTGGCTACTTTGCACTTAAGTGAG CCCACTGACAACAATGTGGCATGGCAGAGGTTTCTTCCTTCTGGGCCCATTGCATTATTGCCG CTCTCAGATACTTTGAGTTCCTTGGTGTGGTCCACATCCCATGAGCATGCAGCTGAACTGGTCAGCATGGAGGAGGAAAATTTTCTGGATGCCATTAATGCTGCCTTT TGGAGTGATGCCAGTCACACAGACTTTATCGACTCGGCCGGATCCGTGCTGCAATACGCTTTTACCCTCTTGCAGCCCACGAAGTCCTCAGCCCGACAGCTGCCTCCAAGTGTTGCCAAAGTGGACCCACAAAGCCGAGCACTGTTCCCCCTCGGGATGGGGCATGCTGTTGAGTATGTCCGACCCCGAGTCGCACTCATTGG GGATGCAGCACACAGAGTCCATCCCCTGGCAGGGCAGGGGGTCAACATGGGATTTGGGGATATTTCCAGCTTGGTCCGTCACCTCAGCACAGCTGCGTTTAACGGGAAGGATCTAG GTTCCATGAGCCACCTTACAGAGTATGAGACAGAGAGGCAGCGCCACAACGTCTCTCTCATTGCTGCCACAGACTTGTTAAAGAGGCTTTACTCCACCACCATTGCTCCTCTGGTGCTGCTGAGGACGTGGGGCCTGCAGGCAACAAATGCTGTTTCTCCACTCAAA GAACAGATTATGGCCTTTGCAAGCAAATGA
- the ENTPD5 gene encoding ectonucleoside triphosphate diphosphohydrolase 5, translating to MATSQIATLSVLVSCVCGTVFPRDQTWFEGVFLSSMCPLNISMNTMYGIMFDAGSTGTRIHVYTFVQKIPEQPPTLEGEIFESLKPGLSAFADRPKQGAETVQRLLEVAKESVPPSHWKRTPVVLKATAGLRLLPDHKAQALLLEVSKVFKKSPFLVPEDSVSIMDGSYEGILAWVTVNFLTGQLHGQNPKTVGTLDLGGASTQITFLPQFKKTLEQTPSDYLTSFEMFNSTYELYTHSYLGFGLKAARLATLGALDMEVIKGQTFRSSCLPKWLEAEWDFGGVKYQYGGRQEGETGFEACYSEVLRVVRGKLHQPDEIRKSSFYAFSYYYDRAVDTDMIDYEKGGILKVQDFEKKAREVCDNLENFTSGSPFLCMDLSYITALLKDGFGFMDSTILQLTKKVNNIETGWALGATFHLLQSLDLSH from the exons ATGGCCACGTCCCAGATTGCAACCTTGTCCGTGTTAGTTTCCTGTGTTTGTGGCACTGTCTTCCCCAGAGACCAGACTTGGTTTGAAGGTGTCTTTTTGTCCTCAATGTGCCCTCTCAACATTAGCATGAACACCATGTATGGTATCATGTTTGATGCAGGGAGCACTGGGACTCGAATTCATGTTTATACCTTCGTACAGAAAATACCAG AACAGCCTCCAACACTGGAAGGGGAAATCTTTGAATCTCTGAAGCCAGGTCTTTCTGCCTTTGCAGATCGTCCGAAGCAG GGTGCTGAGACTGTTCAGAGACTCTTAGAAGTGGCCAAAGAATCAGTCCCCCCAAGTCACTGGAAAAGGACCCCAGTGGTGTTAAAAGCTACAGCAGGACTCCGGCTCTTGCCAGATCACAAAGCCCAGGCTCTACTCTTGGAA GTAAGCAAGGTCTTCAAAAAATCACCTTTTCTGGTACCAGAAGATAGTGTTAGCATCATGGATGGATCTTATGAAG gaatATTAGCCTGGGTTACTGTGAATTTTCTAACAG GTCAACTGCATGGTCAAAATCCAAAGACTGTTGGGACTCTGGACTTGGGAGGAGCATCCACCCAAATCACATTCCTGCCCCAGTTTAAG AAAACCCTGGAACAAACCCCCAGTGACTACCTCACATCCTTTGAGATGTTCAACAGCACATATGAGCTCTACACACATAG TTACTTAGGATTTGGGCTAAAAGCTGCTAGACTTGCAACCCTGGGAGCACTGGACATGGAAG TAATTAAAGGACAGACATTCCGAAGTTCCTGTCTACCCAAGTGGTTGGAGGCAGAATGGGATTTTGGGGGAGTGAAATATCAGTATGGTGGCAGACAGGAAG GAGAGACAGGGTTTGAGGCCTGCTATTCTGAAGTGCTTCGGGTGGTTCGAGGAAAACTTCACCAGCCAGATGAGATCCGCAAAAGCTCCTTCTATGCCTTCTCTTATTATTATGATAGAGCAGTTGACACAGATATGATTG ATTATGAAAAGGGAGGCATTTTAAAAGTGCAAGACTTTGAAAAAAAAGCCAGGGAAG TGTGTGACAACTTGGAAAATTTCACATCAGGCAGTCCATTCCTGTGTATGGATCTCAGCTACATAACAGCCTTATTAAAGGATGGCTTTGGGTTCATGGACAGCACTATCTTACAG cTCACAAAGAAAGTGAATAACATAGAGACTGGCTGGGCCTTGGGTGCTACCTTTCATCTACTACAATCTCTAGACCTTTCCCACTGA